Proteins from one Sphingomonas sp. HF-S4 genomic window:
- a CDS encoding exo-beta-N-acetylmuramidase NamZ family protein has translation MNFGIDRLLADPELRRPLEGKRVALLAHPASVTADLTHSLDALVASGLNVSAVFGPQHGVRGDLQDNMMESPDFTDPTYGMPVFSLYGEVRRPTGQSMGTFDVMLVDLQDVGCRIYTFVTTLLYVLEAAAEHGKSVWVLDRPNPAGRPVEGLTLLPGWESFVGAGPMPMRHGMTLGEMGAWFIDHFKLDVDYRVITMEGWAPEDAPGFGWPPERPWINPSPNAANVNMARAYAGTVMLEGTNLSEGRGTTRPLELFGAPDIDARAIIAEMRRFAPDWLEGVALRDIWFQPTFHKHVGQLCSGVFIHAEGQGYYHAAFQPWRLQALGFKAIRTLYPGYELWRDFPYEYVFDKLAIDVINGGPGLREWVDDAGAVAGDLDATTLPDEAAWIEARQGFLLY, from the coding sequence ATGAACTTCGGTATCGATCGGCTGCTAGCCGACCCTGAACTGCGCCGGCCCCTTGAGGGCAAGCGCGTCGCGCTGCTCGCGCATCCGGCCTCGGTGACTGCGGACCTCACCCATTCGCTCGATGCGCTGGTGGCGAGCGGGCTTAACGTCTCGGCGGTGTTCGGGCCGCAGCACGGCGTGCGCGGCGACCTCCAGGACAATATGATGGAGTCACCTGACTTCACCGATCCGACCTACGGCATGCCGGTGTTCAGCTTGTATGGCGAAGTGCGGCGGCCGACCGGGCAATCGATGGGCACGTTCGACGTGATGCTCGTGGATTTGCAGGACGTTGGCTGCCGTATCTACACCTTCGTGACAACCTTGCTCTACGTGCTCGAGGCCGCGGCCGAGCACGGCAAGTCAGTATGGGTGCTCGATCGGCCCAATCCGGCGGGACGGCCGGTCGAAGGGCTTACGCTGCTGCCGGGCTGGGAGAGCTTCGTGGGCGCGGGGCCGATGCCCATGCGCCACGGGATGACACTAGGCGAGATGGGCGCGTGGTTCATCGATCACTTCAAGCTCGACGTCGATTATCGCGTGATTACGATGGAGGGCTGGGCACCTGAGGACGCGCCGGGTTTCGGCTGGCCGCCGGAGCGGCCGTGGATCAACCCGAGCCCCAATGCTGCCAACGTCAACATGGCGCGCGCCTATGCCGGGACGGTGATGCTCGAGGGCACGAACTTGTCCGAGGGGCGGGGGACGACGCGACCTTTGGAGCTGTTCGGCGCGCCCGATATCGATGCGCGCGCGATCATCGCCGAAATGCGCCGCTTCGCGCCGGACTGGCTCGAAGGGGTCGCCCTGCGCGACATCTGGTTCCAGCCGACCTTCCACAAGCATGTAGGGCAGCTCTGCTCGGGCGTGTTCATCCATGCGGAGGGGCAGGGCTATTATCATGCCGCGTTCCAGCCCTGGCGGCTTCAGGCGCTGGGGTTCAAGGCGATCCGAACGCTGTATCCGGGATATGAGCTGTGGCGTGACTTCCCGTACGAATATGTCTTCGACAAGCTGGCGATCGACGTGATCAATGGCGGGCCGGGGCTGCGCGAATGGGTTGACGACGCCGGAGCAGTGGCGGGGGATCTCGATGCGACCACGCTGCCGGACGAAGCGGCATGGATCGAGGCGCGGCAGGGGTTTCTGCTTTACTGA
- a CDS encoding DUF4126 family protein, which produces MIRSILIGIVAGARSMTPLAMVANAARKGELPADNGAPRFLSHPLVSLGTTALAVYELVGDKQKTAPDRIIWPAIVIRSLNAAFAGAALAPRHQRFAAAALTGATAVIASYATFALRMHAMDEHGQTSTGFVEDAIVLSAATAAIRAPLST; this is translated from the coding sequence ATGATCCGCTCGATCCTCATCGGAATAGTCGCCGGGGCACGCTCGATGACCCCGCTCGCGATGGTCGCCAACGCCGCGCGCAAAGGCGAGCTTCCCGCGGACAATGGCGCCCCCCGCTTCCTCTCGCACCCCCTGGTCTCGCTCGGGACCACCGCACTCGCAGTCTACGAGCTGGTAGGCGACAAGCAAAAGACCGCGCCCGATCGGATCATCTGGCCCGCCATAGTGATCCGCAGCCTCAACGCAGCCTTCGCCGGTGCGGCGCTCGCCCCACGCCACCAGCGCTTCGCCGCCGCCGCGTTGACCGGCGCGACCGCAGTGATCGCCTCCTACGCCACCTTCGCGCTGCGGATGCATGCGATGGACGAACACGGCCAGACCTCGACCGGGTTCGTCGAGGACGCGATCGTCCTGTCAGCGGCGACCGCTGCGATCCGTGCGCCGCTGTCCACCTGA
- a CDS encoding DOMON-like domain-containing protein, whose product MGRGLGNGTLVPHPDFEPVAVRGIEAALACGGDGRWTIDYRVEGVEALVTPEAAPPRRTDELWKRTCFELFVKPDEGEDYYEFNFAPSGEWAAYRFTGYRAAMAELPLAPPAIEWWGGEMRVTIDLSGLPDGDWCVGLTAVIEEADGKRSFWALAHPPGKPDFHHEAGFAFEAPAAARG is encoded by the coding sequence TTGGGGAGAGGATTGGGCAATGGGACGCTGGTGCCGCATCCCGATTTCGAACCCGTGGCGGTGCGCGGTATCGAAGCTGCGCTGGCGTGCGGCGGCGACGGGCGGTGGACGATCGACTATCGCGTCGAGGGCGTCGAGGCGCTGGTGACGCCCGAGGCCGCGCCGCCCCGGCGCACCGACGAGCTTTGGAAGCGCACCTGCTTCGAACTGTTCGTCAAGCCCGACGAGGGCGAAGACTATTATGAGTTCAACTTCGCGCCTTCGGGCGAATGGGCTGCGTATCGCTTCACTGGCTATCGCGCAGCGATGGCGGAGTTGCCGCTCGCTCCACCGGCGATCGAATGGTGGGGCGGCGAGATGCGTGTGACGATCGACTTGTCGGGGCTGCCCGATGGCGACTGGTGCGTCGGCCTCACCGCAGTGATCGAGGAGGCGGATGGCAAGCGCTCGTTCTGGGCGTTGGCGCATCCGCCGGGCAAGCCCGACTTCCACCACGAGGCAGGCTTCGCCTTCGAGGCGCCCGCCGCGGCGCGAGGCTAA
- the tyrS gene encoding tyrosine--tRNA ligase: MTEYQSDLLRLLSSRGYIHQVTDPEGLDALAARQVVPGYIGFDPTAPSLHVGSLVQIMLLRRLQQAGHKPIVLMGGGTGKVGDPSFKDEARKLMTVDTIASNIASIKTVFENFLTFGDGPTDAVMVDNADWLDALEYLPFLRDYGQHFSVNRMLSFDSVKLRLDREQSLSFLEFNYMILQAYDFLELNRRAGVRLQMGGSDQWGNIVNGIELSRRVDGAEVYGVTTPLITTADGGKMGKTMSGAVWLNPDQLSHYDYWQFWRNTDDRDVGRFLRLFTDLPLDEIAQLEALQGAEINEAKKVLANAATAMCRGEAAATEAGETARRTFEEGTAGASLPSHAVSGGSINIVDALVALGLCASKGEARRKIGEGAIKVDDQPVSDPAASVAVTGQVKLSFGKKKHGLLVPA; this comes from the coding sequence ATGACCGAATACCAGTCCGATCTGCTCCGCCTGCTCTCTTCGCGCGGCTATATCCATCAGGTAACCGATCCCGAGGGATTGGATGCCCTTGCCGCGCGCCAGGTCGTTCCCGGCTATATCGGCTTCGATCCCACCGCGCCGTCGCTCCACGTCGGCAGCCTCGTCCAGATCATGCTGCTCCGCCGGCTCCAGCAGGCGGGCCACAAGCCCATCGTGCTGATGGGCGGCGGCACCGGCAAGGTCGGCGACCCCAGCTTCAAGGACGAGGCGCGGAAGCTGATGACGGTCGATACGATCGCGAGCAACATAGCCTCGATCAAGACGGTGTTCGAGAACTTCCTGACCTTTGGCGATGGCCCCACCGACGCGGTGATGGTCGACAATGCCGATTGGCTCGACGCGCTCGAATATCTCCCGTTCCTGCGTGATTACGGCCAGCATTTCTCGGTCAACCGGATGCTGAGCTTCGATTCGGTCAAGCTGCGGCTCGATCGCGAGCAGTCGTTGTCGTTCCTCGAATTCAACTACATGATTCTTCAGGCCTACGATTTCCTGGAGCTCAATCGCCGCGCCGGCGTCCGCCTCCAGATGGGCGGATCGGACCAGTGGGGGAATATCGTCAACGGCATCGAACTGTCGCGTCGCGTCGATGGCGCCGAAGTCTATGGCGTCACCACGCCGCTGATCACCACCGCCGATGGCGGCAAGATGGGCAAGACGATGTCGGGCGCGGTGTGGCTAAACCCCGACCAGCTCTCGCACTATGATTACTGGCAGTTCTGGCGGAACACCGACGATCGCGACGTCGGCCGCTTCCTCCGCTTGTTTACCGATCTGCCGCTCGACGAGATTGCGCAGCTCGAAGCGCTCCAAGGCGCCGAGATCAACGAAGCCAAGAAGGTGCTCGCCAACGCGGCGACGGCGATGTGCCGCGGCGAGGCCGCTGCCACCGAGGCTGGCGAGACCGCCCGCCGCACGTTCGAGGAGGGCACCGCGGGCGCTTCGCTCCCCAGCCATGCCGTGTCCGGGGGAAGCATCAACATCGTCGATGCCCTCGTGGCCCTCGGCCTGTGTGCGTCGAAGGGCGAGGCGCGGCGGAAGATCGGCGAAGGCGCGATCAAGGTCGACGACCAGCCGGTGAGCGATCCCGCGGCCAGCGTGGCGGTCACCGGCCAGGTCAAGCTGAGCTTCGGCAAGAAGAAGCACGGCCTGCTTGTGCCGGCCTGA
- a CDS encoding putative bifunctional diguanylate cyclase/phosphodiesterase, with protein sequence MDENFAVVDAASAAETPVFVLSFRQRDEVAAAAAGGGWRVVAARRSEGLEQRFLASGASVAVIDARGALTEGLDATKALGRVIEAHGGAMLILVAQSDTVHMRHFYDAGATHFLGSPMSSTAMAHAIRFAHRHVDRLARSQGQGGGAAEPLGWRFDPEMRSLQLTPGLANLLGLSEAPGLLSVMRRLDPADRSLVKTALRRLGNEHGSTAFAHDLAGIGRVVQHLQFDPKAKSLHALVEALGIAPDASVAVRDALTGARDANSARRWIDRALAEGQGVGAILIGLSRFETVNTAYGREAGDTLLRGVSRRVADVARDALGREAIVARIGGSEFLVASVGVGDAQLAGAEARLEEALSRPFVAAGELAHLGARMTRATSIDGDSAASLLRRTSEALLGDAVPAAPDAPPIEKLANDLHRALERHEIGVRFQPQVAIASGQIVGVEALARWQHPQLGEIGAETLFLAAQRAGLETQLSDHVQRRALTGAAQWPSKLGKLRLSINVTAADVARASFADSLLGRVDVSGFPRARLTVEVTESGIMADLTEAARLLSQLRTAGCRVAIDDFGTGYSSLAYLKALPLDYLKIDKRLSQDITGAHRDRVVVRGVIDMARSLGLAVVAEGVETDAQLDLLAKEGCQYFQGYLCAEPLDVPALANLVQG encoded by the coding sequence ATGGATGAAAATTTCGCAGTCGTCGACGCCGCTTCCGCCGCCGAGACCCCGGTATTCGTGCTCTCCTTCCGCCAGCGCGACGAAGTGGCGGCCGCCGCCGCCGGCGGCGGCTGGCGCGTCGTCGCGGCGCGGCGCTCGGAGGGGCTCGAGCAGCGCTTCCTCGCGAGCGGCGCCAGCGTCGCGGTGATCGACGCGCGCGGCGCGCTGACCGAGGGACTCGACGCCACCAAGGCGCTGGGCCGGGTGATCGAGGCGCATGGCGGGGCAATGCTGATCCTCGTGGCGCAGAGCGACACCGTCCACATGCGCCATTTCTACGATGCTGGCGCGACGCACTTCCTGGGCAGCCCGATGTCGTCAACGGCGATGGCGCATGCGATCCGCTTCGCACACCGCCATGTCGACCGGCTTGCGCGCTCGCAGGGGCAGGGCGGCGGCGCGGCCGAGCCGCTCGGCTGGCGCTTCGATCCCGAGATGCGTTCGCTCCAGCTTACCCCCGGGCTCGCCAACCTGCTCGGGCTGAGCGAGGCGCCAGGGCTCCTCTCGGTGATGCGCCGGCTCGATCCCGCCGACCGCAGCTTGGTCAAGACCGCGCTGCGCCGGCTGGGCAACGAACATGGCTCGACAGCCTTCGCGCACGATCTCGCCGGGATCGGCCGCGTAGTCCAGCATCTCCAGTTCGACCCCAAGGCCAAGTCGCTCCACGCGCTGGTGGAGGCGCTGGGCATCGCGCCCGACGCGAGCGTCGCAGTGCGCGATGCGCTGACCGGCGCGCGCGACGCCAACAGCGCGCGGCGCTGGATCGACCGGGCGCTGGCCGAGGGGCAGGGCGTGGGCGCGATCCTGATCGGGCTCAGCCGCTTCGAGACGGTCAATACCGCTTATGGTCGCGAAGCGGGGGACACGCTGCTGCGCGGCGTCTCGCGGCGCGTTGCCGATGTCGCGCGCGACGCGCTGGGCCGCGAGGCGATCGTCGCGCGAATCGGCGGTTCGGAGTTCCTCGTCGCCAGCGTCGGGGTGGGCGATGCGCAGCTCGCTGGTGCGGAGGCGCGGCTGGAAGAAGCGCTCAGCCGGCCGTTCGTCGCGGCGGGCGAGCTGGCGCATCTCGGCGCGCGGATGACGCGTGCCACCAGCATCGACGGCGATTCGGCGGCAAGCCTGTTGCGGAGGACCAGCGAGGCACTGCTCGGCGATGCCGTCCCCGCCGCGCCCGATGCGCCGCCGATCGAGAAGCTCGCCAACGACTTGCACCGCGCGCTCGAACGCCACGAAATCGGGGTGCGTTTTCAGCCGCAGGTGGCGATCGCATCGGGCCAGATCGTCGGCGTCGAGGCGTTGGCGCGCTGGCAGCATCCGCAACTGGGCGAGATCGGTGCGGAGACGCTCTTCCTCGCGGCGCAGCGCGCGGGGCTCGAGACCCAGCTCAGTGACCATGTCCAGCGCCGTGCGCTCACGGGCGCGGCGCAATGGCCGTCCAAGCTCGGCAAGCTGCGGCTGTCTATCAACGTCACCGCTGCCGATGTCGCACGGGCGAGCTTCGCCGACAGCCTGCTCGGTCGAGTCGACGTCAGCGGTTTCCCGCGTGCGCGGCTGACCGTGGAGGTCACCGAAAGCGGGATCATGGCCGACCTGACCGAGGCGGCGCGATTGCTCTCGCAGTTGCGCACCGCGGGCTGCCGCGTGGCGATCGACGATTTCGGCACGGGGTATTCGAGCCTGGCCTATCTAAAGGCGCTGCCCCTCGATTATCTCAAGATCGACAAGCGGCTGAGCCAGGACATCACCGGCGCGCATCGTGACCGCGTGGTAGTCCGCGGCGTGATCGACATGGCGCGCTCGCTGGGGCTGGCGGTGGTCGCCGAGGGAGTCGAGACCGATGCGCAGCTCGACCTGCTCGCCAAGGAGGGGTGCCAGTATTTCCAGGGGTATCTGTGCGCCGAGCCGCTCGACGTGCCTGCGCTCGCCAATCTGGTGCAGGGATGA
- the moaA gene encoding GTP 3',8-cyclase MoaA, translated as MASVLAPNAEKLVDRHGRAIRYLRISVTDRCDLRCRYCMAEKMTFLPRAELLSLEEIALIAERFVARGVRKIRLTGGEPLVRRDMIDLARRLGRQIGTGLDELTLTTNATRLAAHAGDLFDAGMRRINVSLDSRDPDTFRHITRHGDVTQVLDGIAAAKAAGLRIKINMVALKGLNEAEIAPMLAWAAEQGHDLTLIETMPLGAIDEDRTDRFLPLPRVLADLRDRFDLAPDDHASGGPARYWRVAGTGTRLGLISPLTGNFCATCNRVRLSTDGKLHMCLGHEDSVDLRAAIRSGGLPQVDARIDEALARKPEAHDFRIAPGAAPAVTRHMSVTGG; from the coding sequence ATGGCCAGCGTCCTCGCCCCGAATGCCGAGAAACTGGTGGACCGCCACGGTCGCGCGATCCGCTATCTGCGGATATCGGTCACCGATCGCTGCGACCTGCGCTGCCGCTATTGCATGGCGGAGAAGATGACGTTCCTCCCCCGCGCGGAACTGCTCAGCCTCGAGGAGATCGCGCTGATCGCCGAGCGCTTCGTCGCGCGCGGGGTCCGGAAAATCCGGCTTACCGGCGGCGAGCCGCTGGTCCGCCGCGACATGATCGATCTCGCCCGCCGCCTCGGCCGCCAGATCGGCACCGGGCTCGACGAGCTTACCCTCACCACCAATGCGACGCGCCTCGCCGCACATGCCGGGGACCTGTTCGATGCGGGAATGCGCCGGATCAACGTCAGCCTCGACAGTCGCGATCCCGACACCTTCCGCCACATTACGCGGCATGGCGATGTCACGCAGGTGCTCGACGGCATCGCCGCCGCCAAGGCCGCAGGGCTGCGCATCAAGATCAACATGGTCGCCTTGAAAGGCCTAAACGAAGCAGAGATCGCGCCGATGCTCGCCTGGGCGGCCGAACAGGGCCATGACCTCACCTTGATCGAGACGATGCCGCTCGGCGCGATCGACGAGGATCGCACCGATCGCTTCCTGCCGCTGCCCCGGGTGCTCGCCGACCTGCGCGACCGATTCGATCTGGCGCCCGACGATCACGCCAGCGGCGGCCCCGCGCGCTATTGGCGAGTCGCGGGGACCGGCACGCGGCTGGGGCTGATCTCGCCGCTGACGGGCAATTTCTGCGCGACATGCAACCGCGTCCGCCTGTCGACCGACGGCAAGCTTCACATGTGCCTCGGCCATGAGGATTCGGTCGATCTGCGCGCGGCGATTCGCAGCGGCGGGCTCCCGCAAGTCGATGCCCGGATCGACGAAGCACTCGCCCGGAAGCCCGAAGCGCACGATTTCCGCATCGCCCCCGGCGCAGCGCCGGCAGTCACGCGCCACATGAGCGTCACCGGCGGATGA
- a CDS encoding NAD kinase: MTARALVASPTPPALAAEAELRRAYDWVSLDQAEQVVALGGDGFMLQTLHAMLERRRILPVFGMNLGTIGFLMNDWRLEQLEDRLTRAKPFRVSPLSMTATTIDGEQCVLPAINEVSLLRETRQTAKLEVTVNDRVVLEELVADGMLVATPAGSTAYNLSANGPILPLGSALLAVTPISPFRPRRWRGAILPEKTRIGIRVLEADKRPVSAVADQREIREVARVDVAIDHLRDLTLLFDPEHALDDRITMEQFIA; encoded by the coding sequence ATGACCGCACGCGCGCTCGTCGCCTCGCCGACTCCCCCCGCTTTGGCCGCCGAGGCGGAGTTGCGCCGCGCCTATGACTGGGTGTCGCTCGACCAGGCCGAGCAGGTCGTGGCGCTCGGCGGCGACGGCTTCATGCTCCAGACGCTCCACGCGATGCTTGAGCGCCGCCGCATCCTCCCCGTGTTCGGGATGAACCTTGGCACGATCGGCTTCCTGATGAACGACTGGCGGCTCGAGCAGCTCGAGGATCGCCTCACCCGCGCCAAGCCGTTCCGCGTCTCCCCGCTCAGCATGACCGCCACCACGATCGACGGCGAGCAATGCGTGCTTCCCGCGATCAACGAAGTCTCGCTGCTCCGCGAGACGCGCCAGACCGCCAAGCTCGAAGTGACCGTCAACGATCGCGTCGTCCTTGAGGAGTTGGTCGCCGACGGCATGCTCGTCGCGACGCCCGCGGGCTCGACCGCGTACAACCTCTCCGCCAACGGCCCGATCCTGCCGCTCGGCTCGGCGCTGCTCGCGGTGACGCCGATCAGTCCGTTCCGTCCGCGGCGCTGGCGCGGGGCGATCCTGCCGGAGAAGACCCGCATCGGCATTCGCGTCCTCGAAGCCGACAAGCGTCCGGTCAGCGCGGTCGCCGACCAGCGCGAAATCCGTGAAGTCGCCCGCGTCGACGTCGCGATCGACCATCTGCGCGACCTAACCCTCCTGTTCGATCCCGAGCACGCGCTCGACGATCGGATAACGATGGAACAATTCATCGCCTGA
- a CDS encoding secondary thiamine-phosphate synthase enzyme YjbQ gives MRQTTAILSFDTPGQGLIEITRDVTAWIKAQAIHQGLLTLFCRHTSASLLIQENAAHEVRTDLQAWIARLAPESDEYAHDDEGPDDMPAHLRATLTGIQLSVPMIGGSLALGTWQGIYLFEHRRRPHRRQLALHLIGE, from the coding sequence ATGCGCCAGACCACAGCCATCCTCTCCTTCGATACGCCTGGCCAGGGGCTGATCGAGATCACCCGCGACGTCACCGCTTGGATCAAGGCTCAGGCGATACACCAGGGCCTGCTCACTCTCTTCTGCCGACATACCTCCGCTTCGCTGCTGATACAGGAAAATGCCGCGCACGAGGTCCGCACCGACCTCCAGGCGTGGATCGCTCGCCTCGCTCCCGAGAGCGACGAATACGCCCATGACGACGAAGGCCCGGACGACATGCCCGCGCATCTCCGCGCCACGCTCACCGGCATCCAGTTGTCCGTCCCGATGATCGGCGGCAGCCTCGCGCTCGGCACTTGGCAGGGCATCTATCTGTTCGAACATCGCCGACGGCCGCACCGGCGACAGCTCGCGCTGCACCTGATCGGCGAATGA
- a CDS encoding adenosine deaminase, with amino-acid sequence MNDLDAFITGLPKAELHLHIEGSLEPEQMFEFARRNDVTIPFASVEEVRAAYDFSNLQDFLDIYYAGADVLRTEEDFRDLALAYFDRAAADGVVHAEIFFDPQTHTARGIPFGVVANGLLAGMAEAEKRHGLTSKLILCFLRHLDEADAFKTLEQAQPWIDQIAGVGLDSSELDHPPAKFARVFEAAAAMGLKRVAHAGEEGPPEYVHEALDLLRVDRLDHGNRSLEDPALVTRLARSGMTLTVCPLSNVKLCNVASVDVHPIDRMLRLGLRATVNSDDPAYFGGYVADNYRAIAKGRQLDRDDLVALARNSFLGSFLPDDEVAVHLARLDAYVEAQA; translated from the coding sequence ATGAACGATCTCGACGCCTTCATCACCGGCCTGCCCAAGGCCGAGCTGCATCTGCATATCGAAGGCAGCCTGGAGCCCGAGCAGATGTTCGAATTCGCCCGGCGCAACGATGTCACGATTCCCTTCGCCTCGGTCGAGGAGGTTCGCGCCGCCTACGACTTCTCCAACCTCCAAGACTTCCTGGACATCTATTATGCCGGCGCAGACGTGCTGCGCACCGAGGAGGATTTCCGCGACCTCGCGCTCGCCTATTTCGATCGCGCAGCGGCGGACGGCGTCGTCCATGCCGAAATATTCTTCGATCCGCAGACGCATACCGCGCGCGGCATCCCGTTCGGGGTCGTCGCCAACGGCCTGCTCGCCGGCATGGCCGAGGCCGAAAAGCGCCACGGCCTCACTTCCAAGCTGATCCTCTGCTTCCTCCGCCATCTCGACGAGGCCGACGCGTTCAAGACGCTCGAACAGGCCCAGCCCTGGATCGACCAGATCGCCGGCGTCGGGCTCGATTCGTCCGAGCTCGACCACCCCCCTGCCAAGTTCGCGCGCGTCTTCGAAGCCGCTGCCGCGATGGGCCTCAAGCGCGTCGCGCATGCCGGCGAGGAAGGCCCGCCCGAATATGTTCACGAAGCGCTCGACCTGCTCCGGGTCGATCGGCTCGATCACGGCAACCGCAGCCTCGAGGACCCCGCCTTGGTGACGCGCCTCGCCCGCTCGGGAATGACATTGACCGTATGCCCGCTCTCCAACGTCAAGCTGTGCAATGTCGCCTCGGTGGACGTCCACCCGATCGACCGGATGCTTCGGCTTGGGCTTCGTGCCACGGTCAATTCGGACGACCCGGCCTATTTCGGCGGCTATGTCGCGGATAACTATCGCGCAATTGCCAAGGGACGCCAGCTCGACCGCGACGATCTCGTCGCGCTGGCGCGCAACAGCTTCCTCGGCTCGTTCCTGCCCGACGACGAAGTCGCCGTGCACCTCGCCCGGCTCGATGCCTATGTCGAGGCGCAGGCGTGA
- a CDS encoding phosphoribosyltransferase — protein sequence MNEIVFTPFTHEEMVAGVHAIAAAIEAEGWRPSLLVGVGRGGLAPSVYLSHRMDLQLVSVDHSARIAPFGTELVAVLAARTRAGAHLLFIEDINDSGKTIGEIRAALAAESAVDANIRFAVLLDNSLSAQRVDYRYRAIDRSVTKDWFVFPWEAMAPREKLAAEAMEVPERIA from the coding sequence GTGAACGAGATCGTCTTCACGCCCTTCACCCACGAGGAGATGGTCGCGGGCGTCCACGCCATCGCCGCGGCGATCGAGGCCGAGGGCTGGCGTCCCTCGCTGCTCGTCGGGGTGGGCCGGGGCGGCCTGGCACCTAGCGTGTATTTGTCGCACCGGATGGACCTGCAACTCGTTTCGGTCGACCATTCGGCGCGGATCGCGCCGTTCGGCACCGAATTGGTCGCGGTGCTCGCCGCGCGCACCCGCGCCGGTGCGCATTTGCTGTTCATCGAGGACATCAACGATAGCGGCAAGACGATCGGCGAGATCCGCGCCGCGCTCGCCGCCGAAAGCGCGGTCGACGCGAACATCCGCTTCGCCGTGCTGCTCGACAACAGCCTGTCGGCCCAGCGCGTCGACTATCGCTACCGCGCGATCGACCGAAGCGTCACCAAGGACTGGTTCGTCTTCCCCTGGGAAGCGATGGCGCCGCGCGAAAAGCTTGCCGCCGAGGCGATGGAAGTTCCGGAGCGGATCGCCTGA
- a CDS encoding CC0125/CC1285 family lipoprotein, producing MLNRITRRPRILALAAALMGSAALGGCMTATPYQPATSSRAGYMDEQIESNRFRVSFSGNSLTARETVERYLLYRAAELTVQRGDDHFILVTRDTETKTETYRTPGAFGGGFYGGGPWGYWSPSWRFYRGPRWGWRSYDPFFDDPFWRGRDWDYRTVRQYEAMAEIVTGRGPKPRDNLRAFDAREVLDRLGPSIKMPETR from the coding sequence GTGCTTAATCGCATAACCCGACGTCCGCGCATCCTGGCGCTGGCCGCAGCCCTGATGGGCAGCGCGGCGCTTGGCGGCTGCATGACCGCGACGCCCTACCAGCCTGCGACGTCGTCGCGCGCCGGTTATATGGACGAGCAGATCGAGAGCAACCGTTTCCGCGTCAGTTTCTCGGGCAACAGCCTGACCGCGCGCGAGACCGTCGAGCGCTATCTGCTGTATCGTGCCGCCGAGCTAACCGTACAGCGCGGCGACGATCACTTCATCCTCGTCACTCGCGACACCGAGACCAAGACCGAGACCTATCGCACGCCGGGTGCGTTCGGTGGCGGTTTCTATGGCGGCGGTCCCTGGGGCTATTGGAGCCCGTCGTGGCGCTTCTATCGCGGCCCACGCTGGGGCTGGCGCAGCTACGACCCGTTCTTCGACGATCCATTCTGGCGCGGGCGCGACTGGGATTACCGCACCGTCCGCCAGTACGAGGCGATGGCCGAGATCGTCACCGGCCGCGGCCCCAAGCCGCGCGACAATCTCCGCGCGTTCGATGCCCGCGAAGTGCTCGACCGGCTGGGGCCGTCGATCAAGATGCCCGAAACGCGGTAA